The following proteins are co-located in the Deinococcus metallilatus genome:
- a CDS encoding electron transfer flavoprotein subunit beta/FixA family protein produces MKILTLVRQVPDAEARVKITGQNVDLEGATLVIDGMDEYGVEEALRLREGGGGVEEIVALAVGPKRVEDALRTALAMGVDRAIHVETDQKLDPIALSRVVAQVAQAEGAGLILVGGQEADWDSQALGAATAERLGWPQLTWTNELQLEGDTLTGRHDVDDGNESFRASLPAVVTTQQGLNEPRYPTLPNIMKAKKKELRKDDLGQYGAQPAVRVVNSEIQTRARLNKMIDGKDPQAAAEQLLDLLRNEAKVIA; encoded by the coding sequence ATGAAGATCCTGACCCTAGTCCGGCAAGTCCCCGACGCGGAAGCTCGCGTCAAGATCACTGGCCAGAACGTGGACCTCGAAGGCGCGACCCTCGTGATCGACGGGATGGACGAGTACGGCGTGGAAGAAGCCCTGCGCCTGCGTGAAGGCGGTGGGGGCGTCGAGGAGATCGTCGCGCTCGCGGTCGGCCCCAAGCGCGTCGAGGACGCCCTGCGGACCGCCCTGGCGATGGGCGTGGACCGCGCCATCCACGTCGAGACGGACCAGAAGCTCGACCCCATCGCGCTGAGCCGCGTGGTGGCGCAGGTCGCGCAGGCCGAGGGCGCGGGCCTGATCCTGGTCGGCGGCCAGGAAGCCGACTGGGACAGCCAGGCGCTGGGGGCCGCGACCGCCGAACGCCTGGGCTGGCCGCAGCTCACCTGGACCAACGAGCTTCAACTGGAGGGGGACACCCTCACCGGGCGGCATGACGTGGACGACGGCAACGAGAGCTTCCGCGCCAGCCTCCCCGCCGTGGTCACCACCCAGCAGGGCCTCAACGAGCCGCGCTACCCGACCCTCCCCAACATCATGAAGGCCAAGAAGAAGGAACTCCGCAAGGACGACCTGGGCCAGTACGGCGCGCAGCCAGCGGTCCGGGTCGTGAACAGCGAAATCCAGACCCGCGCCCGCCTGAACAAGATGATCGACGGCAAGGACCCGCAGGCCGCCGCCGAACAGCTCCTCGATCTCCTGCGGAACGAAGCGAAGGTGATCGCATGA
- a CDS encoding electron transfer flavoprotein subunit alpha/FixB family protein, producing MILIVAEHAGGKLAKSTLEMVTAARQSGREGPVTVLVLGQGVADVANEAARYADQVLVADLPQLANYNAEVWAAATAQIAQEGEASTVIIGGSRSGREYAPRVAVKLDAPYLEDVIQLSASGNALQAQRYTYLARVTETVEAEAPVIVVTVKPGSFAPAAPAAAAGEQYDVELDLPAPRVEVTGKSVEKSSRVALTEADVIVTGGRGVGSPENFATYVEGLADRIGAGVGATRAVVDAGWRPYAEQVGQTGKTVQPKAYIALGVSGAVQHLSGMGKSKYIVAINKDAEAPIFKVADYGIVGDVNQIVPALIEAARK from the coding sequence ATGATCCTGATCGTCGCCGAACACGCGGGCGGCAAGCTCGCCAAATCCACCCTCGAAATGGTCACGGCGGCCCGGCAGTCCGGGCGTGAAGGCCCCGTCACCGTGCTGGTGCTGGGCCAGGGCGTCGCGGACGTGGCGAACGAGGCCGCGCGCTACGCCGATCAGGTGCTGGTCGCGGACCTGCCGCAGCTTGCTAACTACAACGCCGAGGTCTGGGCCGCCGCGACCGCCCAGATCGCTCAGGAAGGCGAGGCCAGCACCGTCATCATCGGCGGGAGCCGCTCGGGCCGTGAGTATGCCCCGCGCGTGGCGGTGAAGCTCGACGCACCCTACCTGGAAGACGTGATCCAGCTCTCCGCGAGTGGCAACGCGCTCCAGGCCCAGCGGTACACCTACCTGGCCCGCGTGACCGAGACGGTCGAGGCCGAGGCCCCGGTGATCGTGGTGACGGTGAAGCCCGGGTCCTTCGCGCCCGCTGCCCCCGCCGCCGCTGCGGGCGAGCAGTACGACGTGGAACTCGACCTGCCCGCGCCGCGCGTGGAGGTGACCGGCAAGAGCGTCGAGAAGAGCAGCCGCGTCGCCCTGACCGAAGCGGACGTGATCGTGACCGGCGGGCGCGGGGTGGGCAGCCCCGAGAACTTCGCCACCTACGTCGAGGGGCTGGCGGACCGTATCGGGGCGGGCGTGGGCGCGACCCGCGCAGTCGTGGACGCGGGCTGGCGGCCCTACGCGGAGCAGGTGGGCCAGACCGGCAAGACCGTGCAGCCCAAGGCGTACATCGCGCTGGGCGTGAGCGGGGCCGTGCAGCACCTCTCCGGCATGGGCAAGAGCAAATACATCGTCGCCATCAACAAGGACGCCGAGGCCCCGATCTTCAAGGTCGCGGACTACGGTATCGTGGGCGATGTGAACCAGATCGTGCCCGCGCTGATCGAGGCCGCCCGGAAATAA
- a CDS encoding phospholipase A2: MKRVTLAAVTLVTALAACGQNPTASAPTAAAPGTPGPGTLTAAYAGRPELQDADSQAILARYGNDPGLLAALQEAYGERPADMTRPAAPAITGLDLASDRLAYIKRVAWGTVAAYNSQYANRSAVNAQYPGLDWSRDGCSAPDGVGLGYREDFRPACNVHDFGYRNLKVYQRTDANRLATDDAFYVNMKGICAAKSWYKEPPCYAAAYAYYQGVRLGGSSSF; encoded by the coding sequence ATGAAGAGAGTCACCCTCGCCGCCGTCACCCTGGTCACCGCCCTCGCTGCCTGTGGGCAGAACCCCACCGCCTCGGCCCCTACCGCCGCTGCCCCCGGCACCCCTGGTCCCGGTACGCTGACCGCCGCCTATGCTGGCCGCCCCGAACTTCAGGACGCGGACAGTCAGGCGATCCTGGCGCGGTACGGCAACGATCCGGGCCTGCTCGCCGCCCTTCAGGAAGCGTATGGGGAGCGGCCTGCTGACATGACGCGGCCCGCGGCCCCCGCCATCACGGGTCTGGACCTCGCCAGTGACCGCCTCGCGTACATCAAGCGGGTGGCCTGGGGCACGGTGGCCGCCTACAACAGCCAGTACGCGAACCGGAGCGCGGTGAATGCCCAGTACCCGGGTCTGGACTGGAGCCGTGACGGGTGCAGCGCCCCCGACGGCGTGGGCCTGGGCTACCGCGAGGACTTCCGGCCCGCCTGCAACGTGCATGACTTCGGCTACCGCAACCTCAAGGTCTACCAGCGGACTGATGCGAACCGTCTGGCGACGGACGACGCCTTTTACGTCAACATGAAAGGCATCTGCGCCGCGAAAAGCTGGTACAAGGAACCGCCCTGCTACGCCGCCGCCTACGCTTACTACCAGGGCGTACGTCTGGGCGGAAGCAGCAGTTTCTAG